The proteins below are encoded in one region of Paralysiella testudinis:
- a CDS encoding YagK/YfjJ domain-containing protein produces the protein MLPTLPFHTAYSINRQNQNKLFHLIDTLFIDYSKLLVIRVDLAFIKEYVPMITPQYCKSKFTQLRNNMRANTLFEHYLAYAAKLEYAAEKGWHYHVLFFFNGQCVHGDIHLSQQIGAYWNTIINRDIGLYHSCNMHKDRYEFSPLGVIDYADTEKIQQLKAISAYLCKEQGGEMEAWRDRAGKSLRSFNTSHYQPKISGLGRPRRYG, from the coding sequence ATGTTGCCTACATTACCTTTTCATACGGCTTATTCGATTAATCGGCAAAATCAGAATAAATTATTTCATTTAATAGACACGCTGTTTATTGATTATTCTAAGCTATTGGTTATCAGAGTAGATTTGGCTTTTATCAAAGAGTACGTACCCATGATTACCCCACAGTACTGCAAGAGCAAATTTACCCAGCTGCGCAACAATATGCGTGCCAATACCTTGTTCGAGCATTATTTGGCCTATGCTGCCAAGTTGGAATACGCGGCTGAAAAAGGTTGGCACTACCATGTTTTGTTTTTCTTTAACGGACAGTGTGTTCACGGGGATATTCATCTCTCTCAGCAAATCGGTGCGTATTGGAATACGATTATCAATCGTGATATCGGTTTGTATCACAGCTGTAATATGCACAAAGATCGCTATGAGTTCTCACCATTGGGTGTTATTGATTATGCGGATACTGAAAAGATTCAGCAGTTGAAGGCCATCTCGGCTTATTTGTGCAAAGAACAGGGTGGAGAAATGGAAGCTTGGCGTGACAGGGCTGGTAAAAGCCTACGTAGTTTTAATACCAGCCATTATCAGCCTAAAATAAGTGGTTTAGGCAGACCACGCCGTTATGGTTAG
- a CDS encoding DUF1281 family ferredoxin-like fold protein — MVRPDPDDAAHAGESPVIDFNRVIPMPSDLQISEGSESQLSLTLFTLPETALLKDCTNKFYPYQTDALQQVLSPLCDWNQLTVADTIKLLAADPQRQQQCRINIELGRTCANNIRLYGHPTWYGWSIEHWGTKWNAYHCTMDDNADENSLSGYFDTAWAPPEPIYHKIAALFPCIQIEVQYIDEGGFFAGTYLSDGNGQLIDIVCNDDDFRIFAETQFGWVFNDEEEDEEQEDNEGKDKEPHKEQKPVQVEELEPSHAARTISMCMPLTQIIHGHLPDDAGILKQPLVLNH; from the coding sequence GTGGTTCGCCCGGATCCCGATGATGCCGCCCATGCCGGTGAAAGCCCTGTCATCGATTTTAACCGCGTTATTCCCATGCCGTCGGATTTGCAAATCAGCGAAGGCAGCGAAAGCCAGTTATCGCTCACCCTCTTTACGCTGCCTGAAACCGCCTTACTCAAAGATTGCACCAACAAATTCTACCCTTATCAAACCGATGCCTTACAGCAGGTTCTGTCACCCTTGTGTGATTGGAATCAATTAACCGTGGCCGACACCATCAAGCTGTTGGCTGCCGATCCACAACGGCAGCAACAATGCCGCATCAACATTGAGCTGGGGCGCACGTGTGCCAACAACATCCGTTTATACGGACACCCTACCTGGTATGGCTGGTCAATCGAACACTGGGGCACTAAGTGGAATGCCTATCATTGCACGATGGATGACAATGCTGATGAAAACAGCCTGTCCGGCTACTTTGATACCGCTTGGGCACCACCAGAACCGATTTACCATAAGATTGCCGCACTGTTCCCCTGTATCCAAATTGAGGTGCAATACATCGATGAAGGCGGCTTTTTTGCCGGAACCTATCTGTCGGACGGCAACGGCCAATTAATCGACATTGTTTGCAATGATGACGACTTTCGCATCTTTGCTGAAACACAGTTCGGCTGGGTGTTTAATGATGAGGAGGAAGATGAAGAACAGGAGGATAATGAGGGAAAAGATAAAGAACCGCATAAGGAACAAAAGCCCGTGCAAGTGGAGGAATTGGAACCCAGTCATGCAGCCCGAACCATCAGTATGTGCATGCCTTTGACACAAATCATTCACGGTCATTTACCCGATGATGCCGGCATCTTAAAACAGCCCTTGGTGCTCAATCACTGA
- a CDS encoding recombination directionality factor: MLKGLALTPPIIGRIAIGKTVERNGKHLPEKDDEFTLTTQVQNKSGWINHPLDAALRQQSGKSDTKLRCIPIRLLFDAPDLNLRACYSLFDRQSGRPLCVGNGENCKRMMNGQAEQHPCPGPDYCPLGANQQCKPYARMNVRIGDEDELGSFVFRTTGFNSIRTLSARLHYFHAAANGMLSTLPLALRLRSKSTTQSYRAPIYYVDLVVRDGFTLNEAIQQAQNEYHQRQQAGFNQPALDEAARMGFAAGVFEESEEDGQAVVAEFLPPPLGAQNTSADNTRHHNAPNGMSTPLADKLAGKAARLSTAS, translated from the coding sequence ATGTTAAAAGGCCTCGCATTGACCCCGCCGATTATCGGCCGGATTGCCATCGGTAAAACGGTTGAACGCAACGGCAAGCACCTTCCTGAAAAAGACGATGAATTCACCCTCACCACCCAAGTACAAAACAAAAGCGGCTGGATCAACCACCCCTTGGATGCCGCATTGCGCCAACAAAGCGGTAAATCCGATACTAAATTGCGCTGCATTCCCATCCGTCTGCTGTTTGATGCTCCTGATTTAAATTTGCGTGCCTGTTACAGCTTGTTTGACCGCCAGAGCGGCCGCCCTTTGTGTGTGGGCAATGGTGAAAATTGTAAACGGATGATGAACGGCCAAGCAGAGCAACATCCCTGCCCCGGGCCGGATTACTGCCCGCTGGGTGCCAATCAGCAATGCAAGCCTTATGCACGCATGAATGTGCGGATTGGGGATGAAGACGAGTTGGGCAGCTTTGTGTTTCGCACCACCGGTTTTAACAGCATCCGCACCTTATCGGCGCGATTGCATTATTTTCATGCAGCCGCCAACGGCATGTTGTCAACCTTGCCACTGGCCTTGCGTTTGCGCAGCAAATCCACTACCCAATCTTACCGAGCACCCATCTATTATGTTGATTTGGTGGTGCGGGATGGTTTTACACTGAATGAAGCCATTCAACAGGCACAGAATGAATATCACCAGCGCCAGCAAGCCGGTTTTAATCAGCCAGCCTTGGATGAAGCCGCGCGGATGGGTTTTGCTGCCGGTGTGTTTGAAGAAAGTGAGGAAGACGGCCAAGCGGTGGTGGCCGAATTTTTACCACCGCCGCTTGGTGCGCAAAACACCTCAGCCGATAATACTCGTCATCACAATGCCCCAAACGGAATGTCCACCCCCTTGGCCGATAAATTGGCAGGGAAAGCTGCCCGTCTGAGTACGGCTTCGTAA
- a CDS encoding YqaJ viral recombinase family nuclease, translating to MFTANPQAGPAAKSTRSVHRSGHALRLINTKTLPQQDWLAIRKQGIGSSDAAAAIGLNPYQSALALWLEKTGRDAMLAKPDADDDSQPIYWGSLLEPLVAAQYAKRSGNRVRKVNAVLQHPDYPWMLANIDREVIGNAEVQILECKTAGIHGSRLWQHGVPEYVQIQVMHQLAVTGHQAADVAVLMGGQTLQLHRIHRDEALIAQLIELEQQFWHYVSTDTAPPADGSTSAEQALRCLFPQDSGEDVDLTLDADLNHVFEQLVHVRQAIKQHETEESRLRQRIEQTMGSASQAIFRNGSVSWKRSKDSMVLDTERLRAQYPELMAAHQTRKPGSRRFLLHADM from the coding sequence ATGTTCACCGCAAATCCTCAAGCGGGTCCTGCCGCTAAAAGCACGCGTTCGGTTCACCGCAGCGGCCATGCTTTACGTTTGATTAACACCAAAACCCTGCCACAACAAGATTGGTTGGCCATACGCAAACAAGGCATTGGCAGTTCTGATGCTGCCGCAGCGATTGGCCTTAATCCTTATCAATCGGCTCTGGCATTGTGGCTGGAAAAAACCGGTCGTGATGCCATGTTGGCCAAACCGGATGCGGATGACGACAGCCAGCCGATATACTGGGGCAGCCTATTGGAGCCTTTGGTTGCCGCCCAATATGCCAAACGCAGCGGCAACCGCGTCCGCAAGGTTAATGCGGTTTTACAGCATCCTGATTATCCATGGATGTTGGCCAATATCGACCGTGAAGTAATCGGCAATGCCGAAGTGCAAATTTTGGAATGTAAAACCGCCGGTATTCATGGTTCGCGCTTATGGCAGCACGGTGTACCGGAATACGTACAAATTCAGGTGATGCACCAATTGGCCGTTACCGGCCATCAGGCAGCCGATGTGGCGGTATTGATGGGCGGGCAGACATTGCAGCTGCATCGTATCCATCGCGATGAAGCTCTGATTGCACAACTGATTGAATTGGAGCAGCAATTCTGGCATTACGTCAGCACCGATACCGCACCGCCGGCCGATGGCAGCACTTCTGCCGAACAAGCTTTGCGCTGCTTGTTTCCACAAGACAGCGGCGAAGATGTGGATTTAACCCTGGATGCCGATCTTAATCATGTGTTTGAACAACTGGTTCACGTTCGCCAAGCCATCAAACAACATGAAACCGAAGAGAGCCGGTTACGTCAGCGCATTGAACAGACCATGGGTTCAGCCAGTCAAGCCATATTTCGTAACGGCTCGGTTTCATGGAAGCGCAGTAAAGACAGCATGGTACTGGATACGGAAAGGCTGCGTGCCCAATACCCGGAATTGATGGCGGCACACCAAACCCGCAAACCCGGCAGCCGCCGCTTTTTGCTGCATGCCGATATGTAA
- a CDS encoding DUF932 domain-containing protein has translation MSHCVESMAYTEQAPWHNLGNALPAKQPIEVWAQAAGMDWQIMESPVYYQVPNPSAASLVLPFAEQKVLFRSDNHQPLSVVGSRYQIVQPQEVLAFYRDLAEYAGYELETAGVLKGGKKFWALARTGKETVLKGNDLVKGYLLLATSCDGTLATVATPTTIRVVCNNTLAIALDGAVGAVKVPHSTRFDAEAVKRKLGVALTQWDGFMYRMKTLSECKVKTHEAMNYFMRVFCDSDQHQSGLGLSNERALKKVQAMYESQGRGAELQAAKGTAWGLLCSVTEFVDHERRARSPENRLDSAWFGQGALVKQKALDQALQMVA, from the coding sequence ATGAGTCATTGTGTTGAATCCATGGCCTATACTGAACAAGCACCTTGGCATAATCTGGGCAATGCCTTGCCGGCCAAACAACCGATTGAAGTATGGGCACAAGCAGCGGGTATGGACTGGCAGATTATGGAAAGTCCGGTGTATTACCAAGTACCGAATCCTTCGGCCGCTTCGCTGGTATTGCCGTTTGCCGAACAAAAAGTTTTGTTCCGTAGCGACAACCACCAACCTTTATCGGTGGTCGGCAGCCGGTATCAGATTGTGCAACCGCAGGAGGTGTTGGCATTCTATCGGGATTTGGCCGAGTATGCCGGCTATGAATTGGAAACCGCCGGGGTATTAAAGGGCGGCAAGAAGTTTTGGGCGTTGGCGCGTACCGGTAAAGAAACGGTACTTAAGGGCAATGATTTGGTTAAGGGGTACTTGCTGTTGGCCACTTCTTGTGATGGCACTTTGGCCACTGTAGCCACGCCCACCACCATCCGGGTAGTGTGCAACAATACCTTGGCCATTGCGTTAGATGGTGCGGTAGGTGCAGTCAAGGTGCCGCACAGTACCCGTTTTGATGCTGAAGCAGTGAAGCGCAAGCTGGGTGTTGCGCTCACACAATGGGATGGCTTTATGTACCGCATGAAAACCTTATCTGAATGCAAAGTTAAAACCCATGAGGCCATGAACTACTTTATGCGCGTGTTTTGTGACAGTGATCAGCATCAATCCGGCTTGGGTTTAAGCAATGAGCGAGCCTTGAAGAAAGTGCAAGCCATGTACGAGAGCCAAGGGCGGGGTGCCGAACTTCAGGCAGCCAAAGGCACGGCTTGGGGCTTGCTGTGTTCGGTAACCGAATTTGTTGACCACGAACGCCGCGCCCGCTCTCCTGAAAACCGTCTTGACAGTGCTTGGTTTGGCCAAGGTGCACTGGTCAAGCAAAAAGCATTGGATCAGGCATTGCAGATGGTGGCGTAA
- a CDS encoding helix-turn-helix transcriptional regulator, protein MQPEIKILRITALANKLSISRSTIYDWLNPHSPRFDESFPKPIKLGQSSTGWLSNHVDDWLQAKFLEQHSASEDLQ, encoded by the coding sequence ATGCAACCCGAAATCAAAATCCTGCGTATCACGGCACTGGCCAACAAATTGTCAATCAGCAGATCCACCATCTATGATTGGCTCAACCCCCACTCTCCCCGTTTTGACGAATCATTCCCCAAACCCATCAAACTAGGCCAATCGTCCACCGGATGGCTGTCCAACCATGTGGATGACTGGCTGCAAGCCAAATTCCTTGAGCAGCACAGTGCTTCAGAAGACCTGCAATAG
- a CDS encoding integration host factor subunit alpha: MTLTKAELADILVDKVAGMTKHDAKEIVELFFEEIRTTLERGEEIKISGFGNFQLRDKPQRPGRNPKTGEEVPISARRVVTFHASQKLKGMVDHFYGKQQS; this comes from the coding sequence ATGACTTTAACCAAAGCCGAATTGGCCGACATTTTGGTAGACAAAGTGGCCGGCATGACCAAGCACGATGCCAAAGAAATCGTGGAACTGTTTTTTGAAGAAATCCGCACCACCCTTGAGCGCGGCGAAGAAATTAAAATCTCCGGCTTCGGCAACTTCCAGCTGCGCGACAAACCGCAACGCCCCGGCCGCAACCCCAAAACCGGAGAAGAAGTGCCTATTTCCGCCCGCCGTGTGGTAACCTTCCACGCATCGCAAAAACTCAAAGGCATGGTGGATCATTTCTATGGCAAGCAACAATCTTAA
- the pheT gene encoding phenylalanine--tRNA ligase subunit beta has protein sequence MQFSHNWLSTWVNPDLSAEQLAHLLTMAGLEVEEAEPAAPAFSGVVVAEVKSVQKHPDADRLNITQVDAGTGEWLQIVCGAPNVQVGIKVPCALPGAVLPGNFKIKPTKMRGQVSNGMLCSAKELGLPEDVDGLLILAADAPVGADIRAHLDLDDTVFTLKITPNRADCLSIKGIAREVGALTQATVTPVAEQTANVSIDDIQPVRIDTPTDCGRFLTRVIRDVNAAAPTPAWLKQRLHRSGVRSISALVDIGNYVMLELGQPMHVFDADTLSGSLIVRRATAGETLACLNEKTVTLQADTLVVADETQALSMAGLMGGNASAVHEATRHIVLECAWFAPAIIAGKARQYGFGSDSSFRYERGVDYALQQQAIERASVLIAQICGGRCGPVTEALGNLPSAQQVPLRLARAEKLLGVPLQSTQVETMLRHLGLQPQANAAGFDVTAPSFRFDIAIEADVIEEIGRVYGYENIPDQHTSGRLAMIKLPETRQTRFDIYRQMAARGYQEVVSYAFVDEAWERDFAANSQPIRLQNPIASHMSVMRSTLFGGLVEVLQNNLNRKQNRVRVFEVARVFHKNNDASFSQTEKIGGLAYGLALPEQWGESSRHIDFYDVKADIEALLGRQTVRFQAAQHPALHPGRTAAIMLGGETIGVIGELHPKWLQQYDLPQAPLLFEVNFDTVLQRDKVRYQPQSKFQPVRRDLAFVLPEATTAQTLLDALASINNPRIRQINLFDVYRGTGLPEGMKSIAVNIQLQDQDATLTDADVDAIMAALIEAARTAGAQLRG, from the coding sequence ATGCAATTTTCGCACAACTGGTTAAGCACCTGGGTCAACCCCGATTTGTCTGCCGAGCAATTAGCTCATCTGCTCACCATGGCCGGGCTGGAAGTGGAAGAAGCCGAGCCTGCCGCCCCCGCCTTTAGCGGCGTGGTGGTGGCCGAAGTAAAATCGGTGCAAAAACACCCCGATGCCGACCGCCTTAACATCACCCAAGTGGATGCCGGCACCGGCGAATGGCTGCAAATCGTTTGCGGCGCGCCCAATGTGCAGGTTGGCATTAAAGTGCCCTGCGCCCTGCCCGGCGCGGTATTGCCCGGCAATTTCAAAATCAAGCCCACCAAAATGCGCGGCCAAGTATCTAACGGCATGTTGTGTTCGGCCAAAGAACTGGGGCTGCCTGAAGACGTAGACGGCTTGCTGATTCTGGCCGCAGATGCCCCAGTGGGCGCAGATATCCGCGCCCATCTGGATTTGGACGACACCGTTTTCACCCTCAAAATCACCCCCAACCGCGCCGATTGCCTTAGCATCAAAGGCATTGCCCGCGAAGTGGGTGCGCTAACCCAAGCCACGGTAACCCCAGTGGCCGAACAAACCGCCAACGTAAGCATTGACGATATCCAGCCGGTGCGCATTGATACGCCTACCGATTGCGGCCGCTTCCTTACCCGCGTGATTCGCGATGTCAACGCCGCCGCACCCACGCCCGCATGGCTGAAACAACGCCTGCATCGCAGCGGCGTGCGCAGCATTTCCGCCTTGGTCGACATTGGCAACTACGTGATGTTGGAGCTGGGTCAGCCCATGCATGTATTTGATGCCGACACCCTTTCAGGCAGCCTGATTGTGCGCCGTGCCACGGCGGGCGAAACCTTGGCCTGCCTGAACGAAAAAACCGTTACCCTGCAAGCCGATACCTTGGTGGTGGCCGACGAAACGCAAGCGCTGAGCATGGCCGGGCTGATGGGCGGCAATGCCAGCGCCGTTCATGAGGCCACCCGCCATATCGTGCTTGAATGCGCTTGGTTCGCTCCCGCCATTATCGCCGGCAAAGCGCGCCAATACGGCTTTGGCTCCGATTCATCTTTCCGCTATGAGCGCGGCGTGGATTACGCCTTGCAGCAACAAGCAATCGAACGCGCCAGCGTGCTGATTGCGCAAATTTGCGGTGGGCGCTGCGGCCCGGTAACAGAAGCGCTGGGCAATCTGCCCTCGGCACAGCAAGTGCCGCTGCGTTTGGCGCGCGCCGAAAAACTGCTGGGCGTGCCACTGCAAAGCACACAAGTGGAAACCATGTTGCGCCATCTGGGCTTGCAACCGCAGGCCAATGCCGCCGGTTTTGATGTTACCGCCCCCAGCTTTCGCTTTGACATCGCCATCGAGGCCGATGTGATTGAAGAAATCGGCCGCGTGTATGGCTACGAAAACATCCCTGATCAGCACACCAGTGGCCGCTTGGCGATGATTAAGCTGCCGGAAACCCGGCAAACTCGTTTCGACATTTACCGCCAAATGGCTGCGCGCGGCTATCAGGAAGTGGTGAGCTATGCCTTTGTTGACGAAGCATGGGAGCGCGACTTTGCCGCCAACAGCCAGCCCATCCGCCTGCAAAACCCGATTGCCAGCCACATGAGCGTGATGCGCTCCACCCTGTTTGGCGGCCTGGTTGAAGTGTTGCAAAACAACCTCAACCGCAAACAAAACCGCGTGCGCGTGTTTGAAGTGGCGCGCGTGTTCCACAAAAACAACGATGCCAGCTTTAGCCAAACCGAAAAAATCGGCGGCTTGGCCTATGGCTTGGCGCTACCGGAGCAATGGGGCGAAAGCAGCCGCCACATTGATTTTTACGATGTTAAAGCCGATATCGAAGCCTTGCTCGGCCGCCAAACCGTGCGCTTTCAGGCAGCCCAACACCCGGCACTGCACCCCGGGCGCACCGCCGCCATCATGCTGGGCGGTGAAACCATCGGCGTCATTGGCGAATTGCATCCCAAATGGTTGCAGCAATACGATTTGCCGCAAGCACCCTTGTTGTTTGAAGTGAATTTCGACACCGTATTGCAACGCGATAAAGTGCGTTACCAACCGCAATCGAAATTCCAGCCCGTGCGCCGCGATTTGGCCTTTGTGCTGCCCGAAGCCACCACCGCCCAAACCTTGCTTGATGCACTGGCCAGCATAAACAACCCGCGTATCCGCCAAATCAACCTATTCGACGTGTACCGTGGCACAGGGCTGCCTGAAGGCATGAAAAGCATTGCCGTCAACATCCAGCTGCAAGACCAAGACGCCACCCTCACCGACGCGGATGTCGACGCGATTATGGCCGCCCTGATTGAAGCCGCCCGCACTGCCGGTGCACAATTGCGCGGATAG
- a CDS encoding PDDEXK nuclease domain-containing protein: protein MSGVSISHSAAIPEILIDTIASIIEQARHHVRQSVNSAMVQSYWEIGRLIVEHEQQGEKRAAYGKAQLQHISTQLSARLGRGFDVTNLRNMRSFYLAFPIRETVSLELSWSHYNRLSRITNPEARQWYVQETLIQNWSVRALDRQISKLYYERLLASQNKAVVIEEAAEQTGLLADNIHHYLCDPYILDFLNLQDKTYQESDLEQAIIDNLQAFLLEMGKGFAFIERQQRIRFADEDFYIDLVFYHYKLKCFVLVDLKLGKLKHQDVGQMDTYVRLYNEKHKAADDNPTIGLVLCSEKSDAVARYSVLSDQKQLFALKYLPYLPSESELQAALAQQREAALLRLNKPR from the coding sequence ATGAGTGGCGTATCCATCAGCCATAGTGCTGCCATTCCTGAAATCTTAATCGACACCATCGCATCGATTATCGAACAGGCACGCCACCATGTGCGCCAAAGTGTGAACAGCGCCATGGTGCAAAGCTATTGGGAAATCGGCCGTCTGATTGTGGAGCATGAGCAGCAAGGTGAAAAACGGGCCGCTTATGGTAAAGCGCAATTACAGCACATCTCCACCCAATTAAGCGCACGCTTGGGCAGAGGCTTTGATGTCACCAATTTGCGCAATATGCGCAGCTTTTATTTGGCCTTCCCCATTCGAGAGACAGTGTCTCTCGAATTGAGTTGGTCGCATTACAACCGTTTAAGCCGCATTACCAACCCCGAAGCAAGGCAATGGTATGTGCAAGAAACATTGATACAAAATTGGAGCGTGCGCGCACTGGACCGCCAAATCAGCAAACTCTACTACGAGCGCTTGTTGGCCAGTCAAAATAAGGCTGTTGTAATCGAAGAAGCCGCCGAACAAACCGGCTTATTGGCCGACAACATCCACCACTATCTGTGTGACCCCTATATTCTTGATTTTTTGAATTTGCAAGACAAAACTTATCAAGAAAGTGATTTAGAACAAGCTATTATTGATAACTTGCAGGCCTTTTTACTGGAGATGGGCAAAGGTTTTGCCTTTATCGAACGACAGCAACGCATCCGCTTTGCCGACGAAGATTTTTATATTGATTTGGTATTTTACCACTACAAATTAAAATGTTTTGTGCTGGTGGATTTAAAGCTCGGCAAACTAAAACATCAAGATGTCGGCCAAATGGACACCTATGTACGCTTGTACAACGAAAAGCACAAAGCTGCGGATGACAACCCCACCATCGGCTTGGTGCTCTGCAGTGAAAAAAGCGATGCAGTAGCCCGATACTCCGTTTTATCCGATCAAAAACAGCTTTTTGCACTGAAATACCTGCCTTATTTGCCCAGCGAAAGCGAACTGCAAGCGGCATTGGCGCAGCAACGTGAAGCAGCTTTGCTGCGATTAAACAAGCCAAGATAA
- the pheS gene encoding phenylalanine--tRNA ligase subunit alpha, which produces MENANRIVAEGISAVNSAADLNALELIKARYLGKTGELNALLKTLGQMSPDERKTVGAHINECKNRFQAAFNSRRDALNEAKLQAQLAAEALDVTLPGRGQGSGGLHPVTLTLQRIVELFHGMGFEVADGPEIENDFYNFQALNIPANHPARAMQDTFYVENGDVLRTHTSPIQIRYMLDKKNPPIRIIAPGRVYRVDSDATHSPMFHQAEGLWVEEGVSLADLKAVFTDFIRRFFERDDLQVRFRPSFFPFTEPSAEIDILSDNGKWLEVGGCGMVHPNVLQNVNIDPEKYTGFAFGIGLDRFAMLRYGVNDLRLFFDNDLNFLKQFN; this is translated from the coding sequence ATGGAAAACGCCAACCGCATTGTTGCCGAAGGCATTAGCGCCGTAAACAGTGCTGCTGATTTAAACGCACTGGAGCTGATTAAAGCCCGCTATCTGGGCAAAACCGGCGAACTGAACGCGCTGCTGAAAACCTTGGGTCAAATGAGCCCGGACGAGCGCAAAACCGTGGGCGCCCACATCAATGAATGCAAAAACCGGTTTCAGGCAGCCTTCAATAGCCGCCGCGATGCGCTCAACGAAGCCAAGCTGCAAGCCCAATTGGCCGCCGAAGCCTTGGATGTAACTTTGCCCGGCCGCGGCCAAGGCAGCGGCGGTCTGCATCCGGTTACCCTCACCTTGCAACGCATTGTCGAGCTGTTTCACGGCATGGGCTTTGAAGTGGCCGACGGCCCCGAAATCGAGAATGATTTTTACAACTTTCAGGCGCTGAACATTCCCGCCAACCACCCGGCACGCGCCATGCAAGACACCTTTTACGTGGAAAACGGCGATGTATTGCGCACCCACACCTCGCCGATTCAAATCCGCTATATGCTGGATAAAAAAAATCCGCCCATCCGCATTATTGCGCCCGGGCGCGTTTACCGCGTGGATTCCGACGCCACCCATTCGCCCATGTTCCACCAAGCCGAAGGCCTATGGGTGGAAGAAGGCGTGAGCCTGGCCGACTTAAAAGCCGTGTTTACCGACTTTATCCGCCGCTTTTTCGAGCGCGACGATTTGCAAGTGCGCTTTCGCCCCTCATTCTTCCCCTTTACCGAGCCTTCCGCCGAAATCGATATTCTGAGCGACAACGGCAAATGGCTGGAAGTGGGCGGCTGTGGCATGGTGCACCCCAATGTACTGCAAAACGTGAATATCGACCCCGAAAAATACACCGGCTTCGCCTTCGGCATCGGCTTAGACCGCTTTGCCATGCTGCGCTACGGCGTGAATGATTTGCGGCTGTTTTTTGACAATGATTTGAATTTTTTAAAGCAGTTTAATTAA